In the genome of Muntiacus reevesi chromosome 5, mMunRee1.1, whole genome shotgun sequence, one region contains:
- the MYOG gene encoding myogenin, with protein MELYETSPYFYQEPHFYDSMTGENYLPVHLQGFEPPGYERAELSLSPEARVPLEDKGLGPAEHCPGQCLPWACKVCKRKSVSVDRRRAATLREKRRLKKVNEAFEALKRSTLLNPNQRLPKVEILRSAIQYIERLQALLSSLNQEERDLRYRGGGGPQPGVPSECSSHSASCSPQWGSALEFGPNPGDHLLPADPTDAHNLHSLTSIVDSITVEDVAVAFPDETIPN; from the exons ATGGAGCTGTATGAGACTTCTCCCTACTTCTATCAGGAGCCTCACTTCTATGACTCTATGACAGGGGAGAACTACCTGCCTGTCCACCTCCAGGGCTTCGAGCCGCCAGGCTATGAGCGGGCTGAGCTCAGCCTGAGCCCTGAGGCTCGCGTGCCCCTTGAAGACAAGGGGCTGGGGCCCGCGGAGCACTGCCCGGGCCAGTGCCTGCCGTGGGCATGTAAGGTGTGTAAGAGGAAGTCGGTGTCTGTGGACCGGCGGCGCGCCGCCACTCTCAGGGAGAAGCGCAGACTCAAGAAGGTGAATGAAGCCTTCGAGGCCCTCAAGAGGAGCACCCTGCTCAACCCCAACCAGCGGCTGCCCAAAGTGGAGATCCTGCGCAGCGCCATCCAGTACATAGAGCGCCTGCAGGCCCTGCTTAGCTCCCTCAACCAGGAGGAGCGTGATCTCCGCTACCGAGGTGGGGGCGGACCCCAGCCGGGG GTGCCCAGTGAATGCAGCTCCCATAGCGCCTCCTGCAGTCCACAGTGGGGCAGCGCACTGGAGTTTGGCCCCAACCCAGGGG ATCATCTGCTCCCAGCGGACCCTACAGATGCCCACAATCTGCACTCCCTCACCTCCATCGTGGACAGCATCACAGTGGAGGATGTCGCTGTGGCCTTCCCAGATGAAACCATACCAAACTGA